From Erigeron canadensis isolate Cc75 chromosome 8, C_canadensis_v1, whole genome shotgun sequence, one genomic window encodes:
- the LOC122579576 gene encoding serine/threonine-protein kinase STY13-like, translating to MGSVGNGPFCVGEFYLETKWLIDPKHLFVGPKIGEGAHAKVYEGKYKNKIVAIKIVNKGDTPEEIAKIEGRFVRETAMLSKVQHKNLVKFIGACKEPVMVIVTELLTGGTLRKYLLHTRPNRLDTCVAISFALDIARAMECLHSHGIIHRDLKPENLLLTADHKSIKLADFGLAREESLTEMMTAETGTYRWMAPELYSTVTLRQGEKKHYNHKVDAYSFAIVLWELIHNKLPFEGMSNLQAAYAAAFKNVRPNADELPEDLALIVTSCWKEDPNARPNFTQIIQMLLHYLSNNAPPEPAAIPPRIFTSQNAAYLPESPGTSTLIGKRDESIEMPKNPQENSPRGLFSCFFRCF from the exons ATGGGGTCTGTTGGAAATGGGCCTTTTTGTGTAGGGGAGTTTTATTTGGAAACTAAATGGTTGATTGATCCTAAGCATTTATTTGTTGGTCCAAAGATTGGTGAAGGTGCACATGCCAAAGTATACGAGGGCAA ATATAAAAACAAGATTGTTGCCATTAAAATTGTGAATAAAGGCGATACGCCAGAGGAGATAGCGAAGATAGAAGGCCGTTTTGTGCGAGAAACTGCAATGTTGTCAAAAGTGCAACACAAAAATTTAGTAAAG TTCATTGGAGCATGCAAGGAACCAGTGATGGTCATAGTGACTGAGCTTCTTACTGGTGGGACTTTAAGGAAATACTTGTTACATACGCGCCCAAACAGATTGGATACATGTGTTGCGATAAGTTTTGCACTCGATATCGCTCGTGCAATGGAATGTTTACACTCACACGGGATCATTCACCGCGACTTAAAACCAG aAAATTTGCTGCTTACAGCTGATCATAAATCCATTAAACTTGCTGATTTTGGTTTGGCACGGGAAGAATCGTTGACTGAGATGATGACTGCAGAAACTGGAACCTATCGCTGGATGGCTCCAGAG CTTTACAGCACGGTAACCCTGAGGCAAGGAGAAAAGAAGCATTATAACCACAAAGTAGACGCCTACAGCTTTGCAATTGTGTTGTGGGAGCTCATACACAATAAATTACCATTTGAGGGCATGTCAAATCTACAGGCTGCCTATGCAGCTGCTTTCAAG AATGTGAGACCGAACGCTGATGAACTCCCTGAGGATTTGGCTCTAATTGTGACATCATGTTGGAAAGAGGATCCAAATGCTCGCCCAAACTTCACTCAGATAATACAAATGCTTCTTCATTATCTATCAAACAATGCACCACCTGAACCCGCAGCTATCCCACCTCGGATTTTCACTTCCCAAAATGCTGCATATTTACCAGAGTCTCCTGGTACAAGCACACTAATTGGGAAAAGAGATGAATCTATTGAAATGCCGAAAAATCCCCAGGAAAACAGCCCAAGAGGCCTGTTCTCCTGCTTTTTTCGGTGTTTTTGA